In Bacteroidota bacterium, the genomic stretch GGAAACAAAAGTTATGAAATATAAAAAATATGCTTTACTAAGTTTTCCTGAAATATGATTTTTTCTGCCAACTGCATACAGAAGAATCGATAAAATATAAAACATTGCCGATAGCGAAGTCATTCGCTGAACTATGTATGTAACTCCTTGCGTTTGAATAGGATGACTAACAAATAGTAAAGCTGCAAACAGAGCTGCTATATTGTAAAATCTTATATTCTCGTATGTTTTCTTCCCCGATGCAGACATAAAAATCATTTTTGCAAGAAAAAAAACGAAAATGGCAGAAAGCAAGTGTATAACAAAATTAAAAATGTGATATCCTAAAACATTATATTCCCCAAAATAATAATTAATGGCAAATGTAAAATATGCAAGAGGTCGCATGTTAATATTAGTCCATTCCGAAATTGAAGCAAATTGTGAAATGTCGTTAACTCGTGTTTTTACTTCAATTTGCAGAATATCGTCAAACTGCATTTCTGCATCAAATGAATTTGAGTATATCAGAAATCCTAACAATATCGTAATGGATACAGCAATCCAGCTAAAATTTTTGACAAACTTGGGCTGAACAGATTCGGGTTTTGTTGTTTTTTGAGATTTTGGTTTCATAAGTTTTTCCAAATTCAATGGTTTGATGTTTTTTTTTTATCTATATTTAAATTTTCGATTTTACTCTTAATGCTTTTAAGTTCCATTTTAAGCAGTCCAACTTCTTGAGTAAGGTTTTTATTTCTGTCTGAAAGTCTTGAGATGATGACTGAAAATTCAATCAAAATTAAGAAAAAAGCCAGCATAAAAAGCATGAACATTGCAGCAGGAGGATACGATATTCCGACAATTCCAGCTACAAAATCAAGTCCTGATCGCCAAACTGAAAAAACAATAAATACTACCCCAAAAAAAAGCCACAAAAGCGAAAACTCCTCTTTTATTCTCTTTTTCCTGATTAACAACAGGAGTGCCACAAACATTAAAATGCTAGATGCAATAGCAACTGCCTGAATTTTCTGAAAAACATAATAGCTTAGCATTATTTCTTTTTTATTTGTTTCGAACGGATAGATGCCATAAACATCGCAACAATTACTTTAATCATATAATACGGACCTCGTGCAGCAGAAATGGATGACACGCCGCCCTGCCGTTTAAACATTTGAGTAAATTCTTCTTTTATTTTAAATCCATTTCGTCCAAGCAAAATAATAACTTCTGGTTCCGGATAATCTACCGGATAATTATCCTTTAAAAATGCAATGGTTTTTTTATTAAAAGCTCGAAATCCGGAGGTGTGGTCTGTTATTCTCTGGCGTATTAGAAAATAACTAAAAAACTCGAAGATTTTAATTCCTATTCTTCTCAGTGGCTGAGTTTTATATCCTTTATATTCTTTATTAAATCTTGAACCAATGGCAATATCTGCTTCGTTGTTTACAACAATATTCAAAATTTTTTCAACTTCATTTACCTGATGTTGTCCATCGCCATCGAATTGTAATGCGTAGTCGTATTTTTTTTCGAAAGCATATTTAAATCCTGTTTGTACGGCTGCTCCAATACCTAAATTGTATGGCAAATTTACGACACTAACAAGGCCTGTCTCTTCGGCAAGAGTTCCTGTTTCATCAGACGATCCGTCATTAACTATAATAATATCCCATTGATCGTTAAACGACTTTAAAGATTTTATCAATTGAGTAATGGTGGAGGCTTCGTTGTATGCTGGTATTATTATTAATACTTTTTCTTGCAAAATCAAAAATTTGGAATTTTTAAATTATTTGTTCCGAAATTATAAATTTTAGGTTTTACTTAGAAATATTTCAATTGTTTCATAAAACTTGCGAAAAAACAGAATTAGCTCACAGCTTCGCCACGTCAGTCCCATTTATTAATGAGAAAAACCATTCAAATTATTACTTCATATTCATTAATAGAGCACAAAGAATTTATACAAACTTAAATAAAATATTTAGGAAAAATGTAAATACTAAGTTAAAATTTACCAATATGTACAATGGGAAAAATACATCATCAATAGAATTTTTCTGCAATTTCAAAATAATCCATAGAAAATTAATTTTATTAAGTCTGAACCATACAACATTTTAAAGTATTTCATCACTATTTTCTCTTTCAATTTGTTCAGTAAATTTAGCACCTGAAAATTAAGTTTTCTAAATTATTTTAATTTTCTAAATGCAGAATAATGCCTACTTTTGTTAAAATGAAAATCGGTCGAAAAATTGAAATTTTTAACAATAATTTTAAAAATATTTCTGTTGAATTAGTTGATAAAAAATTTGTCCTACTTAAAATAATCTTCAATTTTTCTGAAAACCCGAGAAATAAAATGACAAATAATATCAATAAAACTGGTTTTAATTAATTGAGAAAAAATTTAAATTGATATATTCATAAACTTCCAACCAAAAAAACATTATGAAAAAAAAGACTATTTTCATCCTCATTATCGCTATTTTTGGGATTGCTGCTATAACTACTTTTCTATTAAGAACAAAAAAGCAGATTCCTCCACCAATAAAAATTGATTCCGGTTTTAGCAATTATATATCGGGATATACCGGAGGAATTGTTTCAGTGAAATCGAACATACGAATAAAACTGGCTTCACCTGTCGA encodes the following:
- a CDS encoding DUF2304 domain-containing protein, with product MLSYYVFQKIQAVAIASSILMFVALLLLIRKKRIKEEFSLLWLFFGVVFIVFSVWRSGLDFVAGIVGISYPPAAMFMLFMLAFFLILIEFSVIISRLSDRNKNLTQEVGLLKMELKSIKSKIENLNIDKKKTSNH
- a CDS encoding glycosyltransferase family 2 protein, producing MILQEKVLIIIPAYNEASTITQLIKSLKSFNDQWDIIIVNDGSSDETGTLAEETGLVSVVNLPYNLGIGAAVQTGFKYAFEKKYDYALQFDGDGQHQVNEVEKILNIVVNNEADIAIGSRFNKEYKGYKTQPLRRIGIKIFEFFSYFLIRQRITDHTSGFRAFNKKTIAFLKDNYPVDYPEPEVIILLGRNGFKIKEEFTQMFKRQGGVSSISAARGPYYMIKVIVAMFMASIRSKQIKKK